ATCATGCAGCTACGCTGTTAGCCCAGTTCCTGCACAGCATCCAGGACGACGACGACTTCCGCCCCGGTATGTAAGCGTGCGGCCCTGCCATATTGGCAACATAGAATGTCCTGAAGATCAAAATCGCATCAACCCAAGTCGCAAGTTGCTGTCAGTTAGTAACTTGCGACTTTCTTTTTAGTTCTCGGCACGGCAGTTGCATCTATTGCCGTATCTCAGAGAGAGTCTGCCAAAATCTGCACTGAGGGTGCCTTTGGAGCCTCGCTGAGACGCAAGCAAATCAACGGTTAATCACCAAGCATGGAATAGACCGGCCGATAGTGCTCACCCAAAACATGGGAACACCCCATCACGAGCCAGGCCGATTGAAACCAGTTCATCCCACAAGAGGAGGATTCCAGACGTGGCAAAACAGATGGTCTTTGGAGATGAAGCGCGACAGCCGCTTTTAGCCGGCGTAACAAAGCTGGCACGTGCCGTGAAGAGCACGCTAGGCCCGCGTGGTCGCAATGCCGTGCTGGACAAAGGCTGGGGTTCCCCCAAAATCACCAAGGACGGCGTGACGGTTGCCGAAGACATCGAACTGGATGATGTCTACGAAAACCTCGCCTGTCAGTTGGTCAAGGAAGCTGCCAGCAAGACAAACGACGTCGCTGGCGATGGTACCACCACAGCCACGGTTCTCGCTGAAGGTATCTTCCGCGAAGGCCTGAAGATGCTGGCCGCCGGTGCTGACGGCATGGCCCTGCAACGCGGTATTCTGAAAGCCGCCGAAGCAGTTGGCGAAGCCGTTCAGAAGTCGTCGACCAAGATCGACGAAAAGAGCAAAAAGCAGATCGAACAGATCGCCACCATTGCCGGTAATAATGACCCGACAATCGGTAAGGTGCTCGCCGAAGCCTTCTTGAAGGTTGGCAAAGACGGTGTGATCACCGTTGAAGAAGGTCGCGGCAGCGAAACGACCGTCGACTTTGTCGAAGGTATGCAGTTCGATCGCGGTTTCCTTTCGCCTCACTTCGTCACCGACGAAGATTCGCAGACCGTCGAACTGGAAGATTGCTTAATCCTTCTGTTCGAGGAAAAGATCTCGTCCGCGAAGAAGCTGGTTCCTCTGTTGGAAGCCGTCAGCAAGTCCAACAAGCCACTGCTGATCATCGCTGAAGACGTCGAAGGCGAAGCTTTGGCAACGCTGGTCGTCAACAAAATGCGTGGCATTCTGAATGTTGCCGCCGTTAAAGCTCCTGGCTACGGCGATCGCCGCAAGGCCATGCTCGGCGACATCGCCACCCTGACCGGCGGAACGGCCATCTTCAAGGACCTGGGCATCGAGTTGGAAAGCGTCAAGACTTCCAACCTGGGTCGTGCCAAGAAGATCAAGCTGAGCTCTGGCGAAACGGTTATCGTGGGTGGTGCTGGTAAGAAGGCCGACATCGAAGGTCGTGCCAGTCAGATTCGCAGCGAAATCGAAGCCACCGACAGCGAATACGATCGCGAAAAGCTGCAAGAACGTCTTGCCAAGCTATCCGGCGGTGTGGCTCAGATTAACTGTGGTGCCGTCACCGAAACCGAAATGAAGGAACGCAAGGACCTGCTGGTCGACGCCAAGAGCGCCACCCAGGCCGCCCTCCAGGAAGGTATTGTCCCTGGTGGTGGTATCGCCCTGCTACGAGCTGAAAAGGCTCTGAAGAAGCTGGCCGTCGAAGGCGACGAAAAGCTGGGTGCGACGATCGTGGCCAAGGTGCTTGAATTCCCACTGCGTACGATTGCTGAAAATGCTGGTCTCGACGGTGGCGTGGTTGTCAACCGCGTTCGCCAGCAGAAGAAGGCCACCGAAGGCTTCAACGCCGACACCGGCAACTACGAAGACCTGGTCGATGCAGGCGTCATCGATCCAGCCAAGGTTGTTCGCACTGCCCTGCAGAATGCTGCCAGTGTTGCCGCATTGCTGCTGACCACCGACTCGCTGGTCACCGAAATCCCAAGTGAAGACGAAGGGGGCGATCACCACGACCACCATGACCACGGCGGCATGGGAGGAATGGGTGGCATGGGCGGCATGCCAGGAATGGGTGGCATGGGCGGCATGGGAATGCCCGGCATGATGTAATTCACGCTTTGGCCTGAATTGCACAGAACCTTTTCTAATATTCGTTTCAAAATACCAAACATACCCCTGAATAAGTTTTAAGGATAAACACCCATGGCGAAGAGTCTGAAGATTCGCACTTTGGATGACCGCATTGTTGTTCAGCCGCTGGAAGCAGAAGAAACCACCGCTGGTGGCATTCTTCTGCCTGACTCCGCCCAGGAAAAGCCGCAGCGCGGCACGGTCCTGGCTGTCGGCCCTGGCAAGCTGTTGGATAGCGGCAGCCGAGCCGAGCTTTCGGTGGCCATTGGCGACGAAGTCATCTATGGCAAGTACAGCGGCAGCGATATCGATATCGATGGCGACGAGTACAAGATCCTTCGCGAGACCGAAGTCCTGGCCAAGGTCGTTAACGACTAGTCCCAGCTTTCGGATCTGTCCTAAACCGCATTCAGTTTTTATCACATAAGGATTCTTAGCGTGGCAAAACAACTGCTTTTCGAGGATCAAGCCCGAGCCAAAATGCTCAAGGGTATCGACAAGCTGGCCGACGCTGTCGCCGTCACGATGGGCCCAACCGGTCGTAACGTGATGATCAACAAGTCGTTCGGTGGCCCCACGGTCACCAAAGACGGTGTGACCGTCGCCAAAGAAATCGAACTCGAAGACCGCTTCGAGAACATGGGTGCCAAGCTCGTTAATGAAGTCGCCAGCAAGACTTCCGACGTGGCTGGTGACGGTACGACTACCGCCACCGTTTTGGCCCGTGCGATCTTCAAAGAAGGTCTTCGCAACATCGTTGCCGGTAGCAACCCAACCGCGATTCGTCGTGGTATTGAAAAGGCGGTTGCCGCGGCTGAAGACTTCCTGCTGAACATGGCCAAGCCGGTTAACAGCAAGGACGACGTCGCGAACATTGGTTCGATCAGTGCCAACAACGATCGTGCGATCGGCGAACTGCTGGCCGAAGCCCTGCACCGCGTCGGTCAAGACGGCGTCATCACCGTGGAAGAAGGCAAAAGCCGCGAAACCACGGTCGATTACGTCGAAGGGATGCAGTTTGACAAGGGCTACATCTCGCCGTACTTCATCAATCGTCCGTCCGAAATGGACGTCGAGTTGGAAGACGCCTACATCCTGTTTCACGAAAAGAAGATCAGCAACCTGCGTGAGCTGATTCCACTGCTGGAACAAGTCGGCAACACCGGCAAGCCGCTGTTGATCGTCGCCGAAGACATCGAAGGCGAAGCCCTGACCGCGCTGGTCGTCAACCGTCTGCGTGGCGTGCTGAACATTGCTGCCGTCAAGGCTCCTGGCTTCGGCGATCGCCGCAAGGCGATGCTGGCCGACATGAGCGTTCTGACCGGTGGTACCGTGATCAGCGACGACCTGGGCATCACCCTCGATAAGGTTCAACTGAACCAACTCGGTCGTGCCAAGAAGATCAACATCACCAAGGACAAGACGACAATCGTTGAAGGTGGTGGCGACAAGAAGGAACTCGAATCGCGTATCGGTCAGCTGAAGCGTCAGATCGAAGAGACCGACAGCGAATACGATCGTGAAAAGTACCAGGAACGCCTGGCCAAGCTTTCCGGTGGTGTGGCTGTCATCTCGGTCGGTGCCGAAACCGAAGCCGAAATGAAGCAGACCAAAGCCCGCGTCGAAGACGCCTTGCACGCAACCCGTGCAGCCGTTGAAGAAGGCATTTTGCCTGGTGGCGGTGTCGCTTTGGTTCGTGCGATCGAAGCCGTTGAAAAGGCTCGTTCCTCGGCTCGTGGCGACGAAAAGATCGGCGTCGACATCATCCTTCGGGCTCTACCAGCTCCGATGCGTCAAATCGCCGACAACTGCGGCATCGACGGCAACGTGGTTGTCGACGAAGTTCAGCAGAAGTCGACCAACTACGGCTACGACGCCTACAAGGGCGACTACGTCGACATGGTCAAAGCTGGCATCATCGATCCAGCCAAGGTGGTTCGTACGGCACTGAGCAACGCCGCGAGTATCTCCGGATTGCTGTTGACGACCGAAGCACTGGTCACCAACCTGGATGACGACGGCAAGCGTCCCTCCGAAGGCGTGATTCGCTAAGCCGACGTTGCGTCGATCCCAAACGGCGGCAAGTGCCTTGCCCTTGCCGCTTAGGACGAAAAAATTCAACGGGCTGAATCTCCTCCGGGGACCAGCCCGTTTTGTTTCTAGAGCCGCCTACGTGAGGACACGATGGCCACCAAAGTCGACTACTACGAAGTCCTGGGAATCGAGCGATCCGCATCCGGCGGAGAGATCTCCAAGGCCTATCGCAAGCTGGCGATTAAATACCACCCCGACTCGAATCCTGGCGACGAAGAAGCCGTGGTTCAGTTCAAGCAAGCTGCCGAAGCGTACGAAGTGCTCAGCGATTCGGAAAAGCGGGCTCGCTACGACCAATACGGACATGCGGGCGTCGAAGGGGGTTCCCGGGCAAACTTTCACGATGTCGAAGACATCATGGAAGCGTTCGGTGATATTTTCGGCGGAGGGATTTTCAGCGATATCTTCGGCCGCGGTGGGGGTCGAGGAGGCCGTCGGCGCGTCCGCAAAGGGGCCGACATTCAAGTTCGCGTGAACCTCGATCTGGAGGAAGCGGCAACCGGCGTCGATCGCGATATCCAAGTCGATCGTCGCGTTGCATGTGGTACGTGCAGCGGCAGTGGTGCCAAGCCAGGCTCGCAGCCGGAAGCGTGCAGCCGTTGCGGTGGTGCCGGACAAGTGGTGCAGCAAGCAGGTATCTTGCGCGTACAAACGACTTGCCCTTCATGCGGTGGCCAAGGAACGATCATCACCGATCCTTGCGGCGATTGCCGGGGTAACGGTTTCACGACCCAACGCGTCAGCATGGACGTCGCCATCCCAGCTGGGGTCGACGATGGCATGCGGGTTCGCCTGGCCGGCGAAGGGCAGCCTAGCCCTGACGGAGGACCACCGGGGGATTGTTATTGCCATATCTCGATTCGCAAGCACAAGCTGTTCGAACGAGAAGGCGATCACCTGATCCTGAAGATGCCGATCACGTACACCCAGGCAGTTCTCGGTAGCGAAATCGAGGTCCCGACACTCAATGGGCCTGCCACGCTGAGCGTGCCGGTAGGCTCTGGATCGTCGGAAGTTTTCAAGATGCGTGGCAAAGGGATGCCTGACCCACACGGCCGCGGCACCGGCGACTTGTACGTTCAAACGTACATCGAAGTCCCTAAAAAGCTGGATCCCAAGCAGGAAGAACTGCTTCGCGAACTAGCCGAATACGAACACACCAACGTCAGTCCCCATCGGAAGTCGTTCCTCGAATCAATTCGAGACTATTTGTTCACAACGACCGACGAAAAAGAGATCAAGAAGAAGAGCTAATCAAGGAGTTTAGCGCGTGTCTGCAGATCATCCCGAAAAGGATCCCTCGCAGGACCCCACCACTGAAGGTCCCGAGTCGCAAGCGACCCAAGAGAGTGCGTCCACCGACGAATTCTTCGGCAGTCCTGACGATCAGGTTGCGAAGTTGAAGCAAGGCCTGGTCGATGCGGAGAAGCGAGTTCTCCTGGCCCAGGCAGACCTGGAAAATTATCGCAAGCGCGTACGTCGCGAGCGTGACGACGAACTTAAGTTCGCCAACTCGCCGCTGTTGAACGACCTTTTGCCGGTTGTCGACAACTTGCAGCGAGCCCTGCAATCGGTCGAAAATTCGGACGAAGCAGGCGGTATCATCGACGGAATCAAGCTGGTTGAAAAGCAGCTTTTAGAAGCGATGAAGAAACGCGGCTGCGAACCGATTCAGGCGGAAGGCCAGTCGTTTGATCCAAACTTCCACGAAGCAATCTTGCAGCAACCCAGCGCGGATGTCGCCCCTGGCACGGTTTTGCAGGTTACCCAGCAAGGCTACAAGCTATACGACCGCTGCATTCGAGCCAGCCAGGTGATTGTGTCGAAAGCACCTGACTAATCAGCCGAGTAGAGTAAAATTATGAGTAAGCAAGTATTCCGTGTTCCGTTTCCAGAAAGAACAGGAGATGCCCCTTCTCTTTCTCAGACAGAACACTGGATACTTCAAACTGAAAACTAACCCCTGAGAATCCCTTGTAATGCCCACCTACGAATACAAGTGCGACGCTTGTGACCATGAATTCGAGGAATTCCAGTCGATCTCGGCCGATCCTCTCACAAAGTGTCCCGAGTGCAAGAAAAAGAAGCTGCGTCGGCTTTTCAGCACCGGTGGTGGCATTCTTTTCAAGGGCTCTGGGTTTTACATCACAGACTATCGCAGCGATTCGTATAAGAAGAGCGCCGAAAAGGGTGCCAAGAGCAGCGAATCCTCTAAGAGCGATTCGTCTAAGCCTGCCAAGAGTGAATCGAAGAGCAAATCGTCCGATTAGCTTTCGAATCGATTGGCAATGCAGACTAGCGGCTGGTCGATAGACGTTGGCAATGATGAAGACTGGCTGTTGTGCTTGTGCCTTGAACATCAGCCACCTGTTTAGTTAGGCCCCGTAGGTATTCTCCCTGCCCTGCGTATTGTTTTTTCGGAAAGAGGCCGGCATGGCTCCCCTACGTTGTCCGACATGTGGTCACTTCTTCGAGATTAACTACACTCCGGCGATGCCCTTTTGCAGTGAACGATGTCGCCAGATCGACCTCGGACAATGGCTCGACGAGGAACATACGCTGCCGGTCGATATCGAAAAGCACCTCGAAGAACAGGCGAATCGGCCCTTCGACGACGAAGATTCGTAAGAGTGACGTTTTAATACGCTGCTTCTCTGCCTATAATTCGGGCTCAAATTTTCCCGCAGGGTACGAGGAGTTTAGCTGCATGTCGGAGGAGCGCGGTCTACTACGAGGCATTTCGTGGCACGAATGTTTTCCCTGGTTAATCCTCTTCCGGGCAACCCTCATCGCGTTTTATCTGCGGGTCTTGCTGCTTGCTTACGTGGGTGTTTGCACTCTGGCAATCGGTCAATGGATCGGATTGAATCTCTTCGGCAGTTGGGTTAGCGAGGGCGCTGGGCCTGTCCTGGCAGCATCGCCCACGAACTTCCTGGAACTTGTTCGCAGCGGATTAAGTGGCGAAAACCCTTTCCACGGAATCTTTCCAGCTCCGACTTTTGGTGGATTATTTGTCTTCCTGTTTTATTCTCTTTGGTACATAGCCACCTTTGCGATCTTTGGCGGAGCCATTTCACGGATCGCGGCGATGGAATTCTCGGTGAATGATCGCTGCGGACTCAAGAGCGCCTTACGGCATTCGCTTCGCAAGTTTATCAGCTACTTCCTATCCCCCATCTTCCCCATGATTGGGGTCACCATGCTGATGGTGATTCTGTTGATCTTTGGCCTAATCAACTGGCTAGGACCTTGGGCCGCCGTTGTCACCGGTATCTTTGGCTTCGTAGCCGTTTTGGTGTCGATCGGGATCGGTATGCTCGTGGTTCCCTTAATACTGGGGTGGCCTTTGATGTGGGGGGCGATCAGCACCGAATGCTCGGACCACTTCGATGCCCTCAGCCGCTGCTACGCCTATGTGACCCAACGACCATTTCACTATTTGTGGTATCTGATCGTCTCGCTTGCCGCTGGTTCGGTGGGTTACTATGCGATAAGCCTGCTGGTCGGGACTTCGCTGGCTGCACTTTCGACCGGGCTTCAATGGGGGCAAGGTCTCGAGCAGACCGAGGCGATCTTAACGCATCATGTCGCCGGTCCAGTCTGGCGATTCTGGTACAACGTTGTCCAGCGTCTGGTGCCGGCTTACAGCTTTGGCTATTTCTTTGCCGTGTTCGCTGGCATTTACCTGCTGCTTCGTCGCGATGTCGATCAGGCAGAAATCGACGAGATTGTCCTCGACGAAGACCAGCCACGCTTTGCCATGCCGGCGCTCAACAAGGACCTGGGTACGGACGAAGATGTCCCCCAGCCAGATAGCGATTCGAGCGAAGACGACGTGAACTAAGCTGGCTCGTTGAGCTTGGCAAGAACCGCGTCGACCTGCTGATGGAACTGGCCGTTGGTAAGCACCTCGGCTCCGGCTTCTCTGGCTTGGCCTAATAAATCGACCTGAACATGCGGCCCGTGCACAACAATCCGCAGGTCGGGATGGGCCGCTTTGACCTCTTGAATCGTACTGATGGCATTGCGTGCCGGAGGATTCAGGTCGACCAGCAATGCGGTGGTTTCGTCGTCGATCGTTTCGAGTATCCCTCCCTTGGAAGCGATTACCCGCAGTGGAATTCCCTGAGCTTTGGCAGGCCCCGAAACGCGCGAGTTCGACATCAAGTCGACAGTGAAGTAGAGAATCAATGGATTACCTGGGGGTTGGTTTAAACAGCCGACGGGCCTTTTTCTTTGCCGCCAATTTGAACGACCTGCTCGATCGGCAAGACTAAGATCTTGCCATCACCGATATTACCTTCCTGGCCGGTGCGCGAAACATTCTCGATGATGCTAAGCGTCTTTTCCAGAAAGTCGTCGTTCACGGCAATTTCTACGATTACCTTTCGCAGCAGGTTCGTTTGGTACTCGATACCGCGAAAGGTAGCTGTTTGACCGCGTTGCCGTCCGTACCCCTCGGCATCGTAGACCGTCAATCGCTCGACGGCCATTTCGGCCAAGGCAGTGCGGACGCTGTCCAGCTTAGTAGGTTGGATCACGGCGACAATCAGTTTCACGTAGGGCTCCTTCGTCAGCGTTGGGTGAAGATACGTTCTACCAAATGCCCCCCAAGTGCCGCCAGATGGTGGTTACTTGCCGAGCACGTGTGTGTCGGCAAATTCCATGTAACGCTGCCAGTCGATTGGCTTAACATCGTGCCCCCCGGCCCGGATAACGTAGCCCAAACGGCTGAGAACCGGTTGGTCGACCGCTGGCATATCGTCCGCTTTTAGCCCTTCGACACCCAACAGTTCGTAAACTGGGCTGGCATACTTCGCCGAGAGGAATTCACCTCTGGGATCGGCCCAACGGTCCCCTTCAGCACTGCAGACCAGGCACGGACGCGGTGCAATCAAGGCAATCAGCTCGTGCTGATCGACCGGACAGGCATCTTCGTTGTGGTTGTACTGGGTAAAGTTATCGTTGAACCAATGCGGAAACGAAGTGTTGATTCGTTTGACCGATTCGCCGAATCGTCTTCGCGAAAGGGCCGCACCACCGCAGCCAGAGTTATTCGAGATTACCGCTGCGAAACGAGGATCGGTCGCTCCGGCCCAGAGAGAGGTCTTCCCGAGCCGCGAATGCCCCATCACAATCACTTTGTCGGATGCAATTTCCGGGCTCTGTTCCAGGTAATCCATCGCTCGTCCCAGTCCCCAAGCCCAAGCCGCGACACTGCCCCACTCATCTGGCTTAGGTTTCTCTTGCCCTTGGGCATAGAAGTAGGGATGAATCCCATTCTGGAAATTATCGTCGAAGTCGGGGTCGATGTCGCCATAGTATGCCGTTGCCAGGCCGTAGCCCTTTTCTAAGATCATTTCGACTGGCCAGCGCTGCTTGCTCGCACCTCGTATTTTTTCGGTCGCTTTGTGGTCTTCAACTCCCTTTTCCTTGTTGTTTCGTAACCAGCTTTGGGGCAGTTCAATGGCCGGATCAGGGTGAATGGAAGCATTACCGTAGAAATTCAGTGTCATGAACGTGGGCACTGGCTTATCGGTCTTCGGCAGATAAAGAAGCACGTTGAGTACCGGCCCGTCTGGATCGTCGGTCAACTGAATCGCCACTTGCCGACGTCGAGCGGTCCCATCAAACGCCTCGTCGGAAGATTCGGTCACTTTGTATTCAATCTTTTCAGGGGCGGCCGGAGATTTACCGTAGACTTCGCTTTCGAAAAGTCCCTGCAAATAGGGACGTTGCTTCTCGTTCCAGACTTGGGCCGACTCAACTTTCGCGCCGTCTTCGGCAACCAAAGGATCAGGCAGCGTAAACTCGGGAACTTCGGCTTCGTCGTATATGACTTTTTCTTGCTGGGCAGGCAGGTTGGAACTCATGGCAATAACAAACGAGAGCGAAACGGCCAAGGAAATCGATCGTAAAGGAAAGCTCATCGGTGAGACTCGAAGGTAGAGGTCAGCAATTGGTGGGTTCATGCAGAGCACCTATTCTAACGTCAGTCAGCGGCTCCCCCCAGCAGTTTTCCTTCCATTTGTGAACCCCAGCCGAGGTTTTCGGTCTTAAAGAACAAATGGAAACATGGCGATTTGACAAGGCAAATGAAGGCCTTCTGGGGGATATTGGGTCGTAACCATTGACAGGCTATCGACCTTTTTTCCACGAATTACGAAAGCCTTCGTACCTCCTTAACACAATTTGCCTACAGTTCCGTTGCGTTGGCCAGATTCGCCTCAAGCTCTGTCGTTTGAAAAATTGGCGTTGATGGCCGGAAGTATGTTATGTTGAAGGTTTTACACGCTGGACCTCCAGTCGCGAACGCGAAAGGTCTATCCGTGTTTCCCTTCCTAGCCCTAGGACTTTTAGTCGTAATATCGTTACTTCGGTAGCCGTGGCTCGGTGGTACGAGGACTTTCTGCTGCACGCAGGAATGAACGTTCGGTTCGATTCCGATCGGTTGCCTTTTCGACGAGGGAGAGAATAGATTCATGACGGCCCTTTTGGAGCGGCCCACGCTGGTCCTCAACCGCAACTGGCAGCCTGTCGGTGTGGCCTCGGTGGCACGATCATTGACGCAGGTATTCTGCGGAACGGCTCGCATCGTCGACCCTCATAGCTACCAGTTGTATACGTGGGAAGACTGGTCGAACCTGGCCCCAAGCAAGGACGAGCCTTTCATTTCTTCGCAACTGTTAAAGGTGCGAATTCCGGAAGTCGTCTCGCTAGTCAACTACGATCGTATCCCCCGTAACACGGTGACGTTCAGTCGCCGGAATGTGTTCAAGCGGGACCAGTACATGTGTCAGTACTGTGGATCGCGACCAGGCAGCGAATACCTGACGATCGACCACGTTGTTCCGCGTAGCAAGGGAGGTGAGTCCTCTTGGGAAAACTGCGTGTTGGCTTGCGTCGACTGCAATCATCGCAAGGCAAACCGGACCCCTGCCGAGGCCCACATGCCAATGCGGAAAGAACCGTTCCGGCCGAAGTGGACGCCAGTTTACGCGGCCAGACGAGTCCGCATCGAGTCCTGGACTAAGTTCGTGAGCGAAGCTTACTGGGACACCGAACTCGACACCTAACAGGCCTGGATAACATAAGTTATCGAGGCCTGTTTCTTTACGTGCTGAAGCAACTTCCATGCGTTGGTGTCGAAGTTCACTACAGGAATCGACGTTGCTCGAGGTTGCGACGGACCGTGCCGTTCAAGCCAGAAACACGGGTTGCTTGTGCCCCTCGAACTTATTGGTCTGACGCGTTGGGTACTTCGATGCGGTCATTGGGATGGACAGTTCCTGGCCGAACCACACTGGCAAAAAACCCGAAGTGCTCGAGTTCGTTGACTCGTGAGTACCCGCTGCTCGAATTCTTAGCATGGCACGGCTTCCAACGTTTTTCGAGTTGGATTTCGGTTTCTCCCACCAATAATCGCGTACCAACCTCTAGTGCCGTTAAGTCGATCCGGGCCACGGTGATATTCTCGCCGACACTGCCCGGGGGGAACGCTTCGGCGCCGGGGACGAATTGATCGAGAATCTCTTGGTTAAAAAGGGTCACGGCCCGGTTTTTGGCGTAATGCTCGTCGTAACGATGGCCATCATTCTCGAAGCCGGCGACGGTTAATTGGGCCGATTCGACCGGAAGCCGCGGAATTCCACCGGTAGAGAGACAAACGGCAACGACTTGACCTGGGGGCAATTTCATCCGTAATCACCGTAAATGCTTCAGACAGCAATGTTTTCGCGTACTAGGTGGTTGACGTAATAGGGGTCTGGCTTTTCTAATTTCAGGATTCGGTTCCCGGTGAACGAGCTCCCTGTTATCGTGCCCGTGGCACAACAACGAACGACCGAAGGTTTGCAATGCCCGAAGAACTCTTGGATAAGTCCCCCGTCAACGAAAACTTCCCTTACCCATCCTCCGGTTCGATTGTAGCAACCGATGAGGAGTATGAAGAAGAAAAGGAAGAGGATTTCGACGAGGACGACTTCGACGATGATTTCGACGAAGACTTCGAGGAATTCGATGACGAATCGCCGGTCGACAGCGAATCCTTCGATGATGACTTGATCGACGAAGAGGAAGACGACGTCGAAGAGGAGTTCTTCGAAGAAGATGAAGAAGACGACGACGACGCTGAGGAGGAGGAAGAAGAAGGAGACGAGGATAAAAAGAAGTCAGGCGACGACAAATAATTTGTGCCCTGAACCCCAGGTCTTCACTTGTAGTCCTCATTGTCGGCTGGGGCGGTTCGGCCCCAGCGAAACGACTTTTTCATTCTTAGCCACTTTGAGTCCATGGTGGCTATACAGCATTCGCTGAGGCGAGACCGCCTGAACTGAATAGGAATTTGTGGGGGAGCATTTTGCTCCCTCATTCATAGATAGCTCGAGGAAGAAGAGAATCGATGTTTGAAAGCATCCCCCAGAATGTTTCGTTTCCCGCCATGGAAACCAAAGTCCTCGAGTACTGGCAACAAAACCAGATCTATGAAAAGTCGCTCGAGGCCCGGCAAGGGTGCGAACCGTTCGTCTTCTTCGAAGGGCCGCCAACTGCCAACGGCATGCCTCACCCGGGACACTGCCTGACCCGTGCGATCAAAGACGTCTTTCCTCGCTATCGCACCATGCGTGGTTACTACTGCGAGCGCAAAGCTGGCTGGGACACGCACGGCCTACCGGTGGAAGTGGAAGTCTGCAAAGAACTCGGCATCCACTCGAAGGAAGAGATCGAGAGCTACGGCATCGAACCGTTCATCCACAAATGTCAGGCCAGCGTTTGGCGCTACATGCAAGAGTGGCGACGGATGACCGAACGACTCGGCTTCTGGGTCGACCTGGACGAAGCCTATGTCACCTATCACAAAAGCTATATCGAAAGCGTGTGGTGGTCGCTGAAGAATCTGTACGATCGCGGACTGCTTTACCAAGGCCATAAGATCGTCTGGTGGTGGGCCCAAGGTGGTACTGCACTCAGTAGCGGTGAAGTCGGCCAAGGCTATCGCGAAGTCGCCGACCCCAGCGTGTTCGTTCGCTTTCCCTTACTAAGCGAAGACAACACATCCCTTTTAGTCTGGACAACGACTCCTTGGACGCTGCCAAGCAATCAGTTTGCTGCCGTCCATCCCGAGCTTGACTACGCCACGGTTGAGGACGAAGAGTCTGGTGAAAAACTAATCGTCGCCGAGGCACTTGTCGAAACGATTGCCGCCAAGGCCAAGCGTACGTGGAAGGTCGTGGGCACCACCAAGGGCAGCGAACTGTTGGGCAAACGCTATCGTCCGCCGTTCGACTACTACTACAAAGACCTCGGCGATACCCAAGGCAAATTGAAGTCAGGCGAAAAGCAGCACGTCGCCTGGCGGGTTGTAGCCGCCGACTTCGTTACGACAGACAGCGGTACTGGTGTCGTCCATCAAGCTCCGGCATTTGGTGAAGTCGACTACGATGTATTAGCGGTTGAACAGGAACGATTTGAAGACCGTGAAGGTCCAACGTTGATCTGTGCCGTCGGCCCGGATGGGAAGTTCACCGAGGAAGCTCCCGACTACAAGGGACGCTGGGTGAAAGAAGCCGATAAGGACATCGCGCGGGAACTCAAAGAGCGCGGCCTGCTCTTCCTGCTCGATCAGTACTTGCACGATTACCCCTTCTGCTGGCGAGCCGAAGAAGATCCGCTGATCCAGTATCCGCG
This DNA window, taken from Bremerella alba, encodes the following:
- the groL gene encoding chaperonin GroEL (60 kDa chaperone family; promotes refolding of misfolded polypeptides especially under stressful conditions; forms two stacked rings of heptamers to form a barrel-shaped 14mer; ends can be capped by GroES; misfolded proteins enter the barrel where they are refolded when GroES binds); its protein translation is MAKQMVFGDEARQPLLAGVTKLARAVKSTLGPRGRNAVLDKGWGSPKITKDGVTVAEDIELDDVYENLACQLVKEAASKTNDVAGDGTTTATVLAEGIFREGLKMLAAGADGMALQRGILKAAEAVGEAVQKSSTKIDEKSKKQIEQIATIAGNNDPTIGKVLAEAFLKVGKDGVITVEEGRGSETTVDFVEGMQFDRGFLSPHFVTDEDSQTVELEDCLILLFEEKISSAKKLVPLLEAVSKSNKPLLIIAEDVEGEALATLVVNKMRGILNVAAVKAPGYGDRRKAMLGDIATLTGGTAIFKDLGIELESVKTSNLGRAKKIKLSSGETVIVGGAGKKADIEGRASQIRSEIEATDSEYDREKLQERLAKLSGGVAQINCGAVTETEMKERKDLLVDAKSATQAALQEGIVPGGGIALLRAEKALKKLAVEGDEKLGATIVAKVLEFPLRTIAENAGLDGGVVVNRVRQQKKATEGFNADTGNYEDLVDAGVIDPAKVVRTALQNAASVAALLLTTDSLVTEIPSEDEGGDHHDHHDHGGMGGMGGMGGMPGMGGMGGMGMPGMM
- a CDS encoding co-chaperone GroES, which gives rise to MAKSLKIRTLDDRIVVQPLEAEETTAGGILLPDSAQEKPQRGTVLAVGPGKLLDSGSRAELSVAIGDEVIYGKYSGSDIDIDGDEYKILRETEVLAKVVND
- the groL gene encoding chaperonin GroEL (60 kDa chaperone family; promotes refolding of misfolded polypeptides especially under stressful conditions; forms two stacked rings of heptamers to form a barrel-shaped 14mer; ends can be capped by GroES; misfolded proteins enter the barrel where they are refolded when GroES binds), which encodes MAKQLLFEDQARAKMLKGIDKLADAVAVTMGPTGRNVMINKSFGGPTVTKDGVTVAKEIELEDRFENMGAKLVNEVASKTSDVAGDGTTTATVLARAIFKEGLRNIVAGSNPTAIRRGIEKAVAAAEDFLLNMAKPVNSKDDVANIGSISANNDRAIGELLAEALHRVGQDGVITVEEGKSRETTVDYVEGMQFDKGYISPYFINRPSEMDVELEDAYILFHEKKISNLRELIPLLEQVGNTGKPLLIVAEDIEGEALTALVVNRLRGVLNIAAVKAPGFGDRRKAMLADMSVLTGGTVISDDLGITLDKVQLNQLGRAKKINITKDKTTIVEGGGDKKELESRIGQLKRQIEETDSEYDREKYQERLAKLSGGVAVISVGAETEAEMKQTKARVEDALHATRAAVEEGILPGGGVALVRAIEAVEKARSSARGDEKIGVDIILRALPAPMRQIADNCGIDGNVVVDEVQQKSTNYGYDAYKGDYVDMVKAGIIDPAKVVRTALSNAASISGLLLTTEALVTNLDDDGKRPSEGVIR